One part of the Arabidopsis thaliana chromosome 4, partial sequence genome encodes these proteins:
- a CDS encoding pyrroline-5-carboxylate reductase (unknown protein; BEST Arabidopsis thaliana protein match is: unknown protein (TAIR:AT1G03730.1); Has 30201 Blast hits to 17322 proteins in 780 species: Archae - 12; Bacteria - 1396; Metazoa - 17338; Fungi - 3422; Plants - 5037; Viruses - 0; Other Eukaryotes - 2996 (source: NCBI BLink).): protein MADQTESPRSYHIFITIMSKRRTWVCLFIAVYAILVSSSWNLLRSVLNWYKLQYTSSNSDYSPSRLPAVYASVVLGAMFGAMSMVAAMTVAVPAVMVIWISVVVLLAFFGKSRRVLVVEGRKITREVVGFVFKVLLKEGNVVAAFCAVLAYFLLIRRDFDSY, encoded by the coding sequence ATGGCAGATCAAACAGAATCTCCAAGATCGTATCATATCTTCATCACAATCATGAGTAAAAGACGGACATGGGTTTGTCTCTTCATCGCTGTCTACGCAATTCTCGTATCTTCTTCATGGAACCTCCTGAGATCAGTTCTTAACTGGTACAAGCTTCAATACACGTCATCAAATTCAGATTATTCTCCTTCAAGATTACCGGCGGTATACGCGTCGGTGGTGCTCGGTGCGATGTTTGGAGCTATGTCGATGGTGGCTGCTATGACGGTGGCGGTTCCGGCGGTGATGGTGATTTGGATATCGGTGGTGGTGTTGCTTGCCTTCTTTGGGAAATCAAGAAGAGTTTTAGTGGTTGAAGGAAGGAAGATTACGAGAGAAGTTGTCGGATTTGTGTTTAAGGTTCTTTTGAAAGAAGGCAATGTTGTTGCTGCTTTTTGTGCTGTTTTAGCTTATTTTCTGCTTATTAGAAGAGATTTTGACTCATATTAA
- a CDS encoding Metallo-hydrolase/oxidoreductase superfamily protein (Metallo-hydrolase/oxidoreductase superfamily protein; BEST Arabidopsis thaliana protein match is: Metallo-hydrolase/oxidoreductase superfamily protein (TAIR:AT1G30300.1); Has 2341 Blast hits to 2330 proteins in 693 species: Archae - 12; Bacteria - 1231; Metazoa - 0; Fungi - 21; Plants - 106; Viruses - 0; Other Eukaryotes - 971 (source: NCBI BLink).), translating into MEKNQSDDDGTALIFLGTGCSGAVPDFRCLLQPSDPPCHVCSQSLSLLPHLNPNYRCNTSLLIDYCSKEEDGRHKYILIDVGKSFREQIILTHEHADAVHGLDEIRSLQPRGATIVDTDPLPVFLSQFTMESIATRFPYLVEKKVKEVPRRVSLLDWKNIEENCDEPFAASGLSFTPLPVMHGEDYIALGFLFGDKSKVAYISDVSRIPPSTEYAISKAGAGQLDLLILDTNIPWKRGPHPTHICFTEALEILKRLCPKRALLTGMTHEFDHHEYNEILAEWSLREGIHVQLAHDGLRLPIDL; encoded by the exons atggagaagaatcaatctgatgatgatggaacGGCTCTGATCTTTCTTGGAACAGGCTGCTCCGGTGCAGTTCCCGATTTCAGATGCTTACTCCAGCCGTCAGATCCTCCTTGCCATGTCTGTTCTCAGTCCCTCTCTTTACTTCCTCACCTTAACCCTAACTACAG ATGCAATACATCGCTCTTGATTGATTATTGCagcaaggaagaagatggtagACATAAGTACATACTTATTGATGTTGGCAAGAGTTTTAGAGAGCAA ATCATTCTAACTCATGAGCACGCAGATGCGGTTCATGGCTTAGATGAAATTCGATCTCTTCAACCTCGTGGTGCAACTATTGTTGATACCGATCCACTTCCCGTCTTTCTATCTCAATTTACAATGGAGAG TATTGCTACAAGGTTTCCTTATTTGGTTGAAAAGAAGGTAAAAGAAGTACCTAGACGAGTTTCACTTCTTGACTGGAAAAACATCGAAGAGAATTGTGACGAACCATTCGCTGCCTCGGGCTTATCTTTCACGCCTCTTCCG GTGATGCATGGAGAGGACTACATTGCTTTAGGTTTCCTCTTCGGCGATAAAAGTAAAGTGGCTTATATATCAGACGTATCACGGATTCCACCGAGTACCGAGTATG CTATTTCCAAAGCTGGGGCTGGACAGTTAGATCTTCTTATCCTGGATACAAATATACCGTGGAAG AGAGGACCACATCCCACACACATCTGTTTTACAGAG GCTCTTGAGATCTTAAAGAGGCTATGTCCAAAGAGAGCGCTTTTAACGGGTATGACACACGAGTTTGATCACCATGAATACAATGAGATACTTGCAGAATGGTCTCTAAG GGAAGGAATCCATGTACAGCTTGCTCATGACGGATTACGGCTTCCAATAGACCTATGA
- a CDS encoding Metallo-hydrolase/oxidoreductase superfamily protein, translating into MEKNQSDDDGTALIFLGTGCSGAVPDFRCLLQPSDPPCHVCSQSLSLLPHLNPNYRCNTSLLIDYCSKEEDGRHKYILIDVGKSFREQVLRWFTFYKIPRVDSIILTHEHADAVHGLDEIRSLQPRGATIVDTDPLPVFLSQFTMESIATRFPYLVEKKVKEVPRRVSLLDWKNIEENCDEPFAASGLSFTPLPVMHGEDYIALGFLFGDKSKVAYISDVSRIPPSTEYAISKAGAGQLDLLILDTNIPWKRGPHPTHICFTEALEILKRLCPKRALLTGMTHEFDHHEYNEILAEWSLREGIHVQLAHDGLRLPIDL; encoded by the exons atggagaagaatcaatctgatgatgatggaacGGCTCTGATCTTTCTTGGAACAGGCTGCTCCGGTGCAGTTCCCGATTTCAGATGCTTACTCCAGCCGTCAGATCCTCCTTGCCATGTCTGTTCTCAGTCCCTCTCTTTACTTCCTCACCTTAACCCTAACTACAG ATGCAATACATCGCTCTTGATTGATTATTGCagcaaggaagaagatggtagACATAAGTACATACTTATTGATGTTGGCAAGAGTTTTAGAGAGCAAGTCCTTCGTTGGTTTACCTTTTATAAGATTCCTCGAGTCGATTCC ATCATTCTAACTCATGAGCACGCAGATGCGGTTCATGGCTTAGATGAAATTCGATCTCTTCAACCTCGTGGTGCAACTATTGTTGATACCGATCCACTTCCCGTCTTTCTATCTCAATTTACAATGGAGAG TATTGCTACAAGGTTTCCTTATTTGGTTGAAAAGAAGGTAAAAGAAGTACCTAGACGAGTTTCACTTCTTGACTGGAAAAACATCGAAGAGAATTGTGACGAACCATTCGCTGCCTCGGGCTTATCTTTCACGCCTCTTCCG GTGATGCATGGAGAGGACTACATTGCTTTAGGTTTCCTCTTCGGCGATAAAAGTAAAGTGGCTTATATATCAGACGTATCACGGATTCCACCGAGTACCGAGTATG CTATTTCCAAAGCTGGGGCTGGACAGTTAGATCTTCTTATCCTGGATACAAATATACCGTGGAAG AGAGGACCACATCCCACACACATCTGTTTTACAGAG GCTCTTGAGATCTTAAAGAGGCTATGTCCAAAGAGAGCGCTTTTAACGGGTATGACACACGAGTTTGATCACCATGAATACAATGAGATACTTGCAGAATGGTCTCTAAG GGAAGGAATCCATGTACAGCTTGCTCATGACGGATTACGGCTTCCAATAGACCTATGA
- a CDS encoding Metallo-hydrolase/oxidoreductase superfamily protein (Metallo-hydrolase/oxidoreductase superfamily protein; FUNCTIONS IN: molecular_function unknown; INVOLVED IN: biological_process unknown; LOCATED IN: cellular_component unknown; EXPRESSED IN: shoot apex, embryo, hypocotyl, root, flower; EXPRESSED DURING: petal differentiation and expansion stage, D bilateral stage; BEST Arabidopsis thaliana protein match is: Metallo-hydrolase/oxidoreductase superfamily protein (TAIR:AT1G30300.1).): MEKNQSDDDGTALIFLGTGCSGAVPDFRCLLQPSDPPCHVCSQSLSLLPHLNPNYRCNTSLLIDYCSKEEDGRHKYILIDVGKSFREQVLRWFTFYKIPRVDSIILTHEHADAVHGLDEIRSLQPRGATIVDTDPLPVFLSQFTMESIATRFPYLVEKKVKEVPRRVSLLDWKNIEENCDEPFAASGLSFTPLPVMHGEDYIALGFLFGDKSKVAYISDVSRIPPSTEYAISKAGAGQLDLLILDTNIPWKRGPHPTHICFTEALEILKRLCPKRALLTGKESMYSLLMTDYGFQ; encoded by the exons atggagaagaatcaatctgatgatgatggaacGGCTCTGATCTTTCTTGGAACAGGCTGCTCCGGTGCAGTTCCCGATTTCAGATGCTTACTCCAGCCGTCAGATCCTCCTTGCCATGTCTGTTCTCAGTCCCTCTCTTTACTTCCTCACCTTAACCCTAACTACAG ATGCAATACATCGCTCTTGATTGATTATTGCagcaaggaagaagatggtagACATAAGTACATACTTATTGATGTTGGCAAGAGTTTTAGAGAGCAAGTCCTTCGTTGGTTTACCTTTTATAAGATTCCTCGAGTCGATTCC ATCATTCTAACTCATGAGCACGCAGATGCGGTTCATGGCTTAGATGAAATTCGATCTCTTCAACCTCGTGGTGCAACTATTGTTGATACCGATCCACTTCCCGTCTTTCTATCTCAATTTACAATGGAGAG TATTGCTACAAGGTTTCCTTATTTGGTTGAAAAGAAGGTAAAAGAAGTACCTAGACGAGTTTCACTTCTTGACTGGAAAAACATCGAAGAGAATTGTGACGAACCATTCGCTGCCTCGGGCTTATCTTTCACGCCTCTTCCG GTGATGCATGGAGAGGACTACATTGCTTTAGGTTTCCTCTTCGGCGATAAAAGTAAAGTGGCTTATATATCAGACGTATCACGGATTCCACCGAGTACCGAGTATG CTATTTCCAAAGCTGGGGCTGGACAGTTAGATCTTCTTATCCTGGATACAAATATACCGTGGAAG AGAGGACCACATCCCACACACATCTGTTTTACAGAG GCTCTTGAGATCTTAAAGAGGCTATGTCCAAAGAGAGCGCTTTTAACGG GGAAGGAATCCATGTACAGCTTGCTCATGACGGATTACGGCTTCCAATAG
- a CDS encoding Metallo-hydrolase/oxidoreductase superfamily protein, giving the protein MEKNQSDDDGTALIFLGTGCSGAVPDFRCLLQPSDPPCHVCSQSLSLLPHLNPNYRCNTSLLIDYCSKEEDGRHKYILIDVGKSFREQVLRWFTFYKIPRVDSIILTHEHADAVHGLDEIRSLQPRGATIVDTDPLPVFLSQFTMESIATRFPYLVEKKVKEVPRRVSLLDWKNIEENCDEPFAASGLSFTPLPVMHGEDYIALGFLFGDKSKVAYISDVSRIPPSTEYAISKAGAGQLDLLILDTNIPWKVHIIS; this is encoded by the exons atggagaagaatcaatctgatgatgatggaacGGCTCTGATCTTTCTTGGAACAGGCTGCTCCGGTGCAGTTCCCGATTTCAGATGCTTACTCCAGCCGTCAGATCCTCCTTGCCATGTCTGTTCTCAGTCCCTCTCTTTACTTCCTCACCTTAACCCTAACTACAG ATGCAATACATCGCTCTTGATTGATTATTGCagcaaggaagaagatggtagACATAAGTACATACTTATTGATGTTGGCAAGAGTTTTAGAGAGCAAGTCCTTCGTTGGTTTACCTTTTATAAGATTCCTCGAGTCGATTCC ATCATTCTAACTCATGAGCACGCAGATGCGGTTCATGGCTTAGATGAAATTCGATCTCTTCAACCTCGTGGTGCAACTATTGTTGATACCGATCCACTTCCCGTCTTTCTATCTCAATTTACAATGGAGAG TATTGCTACAAGGTTTCCTTATTTGGTTGAAAAGAAGGTAAAAGAAGTACCTAGACGAGTTTCACTTCTTGACTGGAAAAACATCGAAGAGAATTGTGACGAACCATTCGCTGCCTCGGGCTTATCTTTCACGCCTCTTCCG GTGATGCATGGAGAGGACTACATTGCTTTAGGTTTCCTCTTCGGCGATAAAAGTAAAGTGGCTTATATATCAGACGTATCACGGATTCCACCGAGTACCGAGTATG CTATTTCCAAAGCTGGGGCTGGACAGTTAGATCTTCTTATCCTGGATACAAATATACCGTGGAAGGTTCACATCATCTCATAA
- a CDS encoding myosin heavy chain-like protein, producing the protein MSRLRAFSAPDLVPSDSGSITSSPTRTIEHQSHEDSGLEGITTNVKLLLKLVQDHNEATSRHHDDWKVQRVNTMMTILDDLKTRIQKAQQQSSSGKKELRRCYTDLKRSPDLTKSPTKPPQNDPEDIQKLRKELSASMAARKSLQMMCSSLGKEKEIMALELSRKAHELNEMEELVSDFRAQNEKLLKKVQNCAVEHNKEKKEDIDGPGPGDNNVPLQGRNKELSEQLLKSIDGYRSLKRKYKDVQDENGSMRRALRDYAEGVNVGTQRLTKLHEKITREDEVNIENEISNLEKLFQGLGLKILNHSQNK; encoded by the exons ATGAGCCGTCTCCGAGCATTTTCTGCGCCGGATTTAGTCCCTTCAGATTCTGGATCTATTACATCATCACCAACAAGAACCATAGAGCACCAATCTCATGAAGATTCTGGTTTGGAAG GAATCACTACGAACGTGAAGCTACTGCTGAAACTCGTTCAAGATCACAACGAAGCAACATCGAGGCACCACGATGATTGGAAAGTTCAGAGAGTCAACACTATGATGACGATTCTCGATGATCTAAAGACACGAATCCAGAAAGCTCAACAACAATCATCATCTGGGAAAAAAGAGCTTAGACGATGCTACACCGATCTGAAACGGAGTCCTGATCTAACCAAGAGTCCAACAAAGCCACCACAGAACGATCCTGAAGATATTCAGAAACTGAGAAAAGAGTTAAGCGCGAGTATGGCTGCAAGAAAGAGTCTTCAAATGATGTGTTCAAGTTTAgggaaggagaaagagataatGGCTTTGGAGCTTTCGAGGAAAGCTCACGAATTAAACGAAATGGAGGAGCTTGTAAGTGATTTTAGGGCTCAAAATGAGAAATTACTTAAGAAAGTGCAGAATTGCGCGGTAGAGCATaataaggagaagaaagaagatattgATGGTCCAGGTCCAGGAGACAACAATGTGCCTCTACAgggaagaaacaaagagttgTCTGAACAGCTACTCAAATCTATTGACGGATACCGATCTCTGAAAAGGAAATACAAAGATGTTCAAGACGAAAATGGATCAATGAGACGAGCGCTTAGAGATTATGCAGAAGGAGTGAATGTTGGGACTCAGAGACTAACCAAGTTGCATGAAAAGATCAcaagagaagatgaagtgaATATTGAGAATGAGATTTCAAATTTAGAGAAGTTGTTTCAAGGGCTTggtttaaagattttgaatCATTCCCAGAACaagtaa
- a CDS encoding myosin heavy chain-like protein (myosin heavy chain-related; Has 2049 Blast hits to 1675 proteins in 293 species: Archae - 28; Bacteria - 210; Metazoa - 903; Fungi - 186; Plants - 47; Viruses - 4; Other Eukaryotes - 671 (source: NCBI BLink).) — protein MPWSAHFLSVFKYLNHAKTVEDGRRGVSEPENMSRLRAFSAPDLVPSDSGSITSSPTRTIEHQSHEDSGLEGITTNVKLLLKLVQDHNEATSRHHDDWKVQRVNTMMTILDDLKTRIQKAQQQSSSGKKELRRCYTDLKRSPDLTKSPTKPPQNDPEDIQKLRKELSASMAARKSLQMMCSSLGKEKEIMALELSRKAHELNEMEELVSDFRAQNEKLLKKVQNCAVEHNKEKKEDIDGPGPGDNNVPLQGRNKELSEQLLKSIDGYRSLKRKYKDVQDENGSMRRALRDYAEGVNVGTQRLTKLHEKITREDEVNIENEISNLEKLFQGLGLKILNHSQNK, from the exons GCGGCGTTTCTGAACCGGAAAACATGAGCCGTCTCCGAGCATTTTCTGCGCCGGATTTAGTCCCTTCAGATTCTGGATCTATTACATCATCACCAACAAGAACCATAGAGCACCAATCTCATGAAGATTCTGGTTTGGAAG GAATCACTACGAACGTGAAGCTACTGCTGAAACTCGTTCAAGATCACAACGAAGCAACATCGAGGCACCACGATGATTGGAAAGTTCAGAGAGTCAACACTATGATGACGATTCTCGATGATCTAAAGACACGAATCCAGAAAGCTCAACAACAATCATCATCTGGGAAAAAAGAGCTTAGACGATGCTACACCGATCTGAAACGGAGTCCTGATCTAACCAAGAGTCCAACAAAGCCACCACAGAACGATCCTGAAGATATTCAGAAACTGAGAAAAGAGTTAAGCGCGAGTATGGCTGCAAGAAAGAGTCTTCAAATGATGTGTTCAAGTTTAgggaaggagaaagagataatGGCTTTGGAGCTTTCGAGGAAAGCTCACGAATTAAACGAAATGGAGGAGCTTGTAAGTGATTTTAGGGCTCAAAATGAGAAATTACTTAAGAAAGTGCAGAATTGCGCGGTAGAGCATaataaggagaagaaagaagatattgATGGTCCAGGTCCAGGAGACAACAATGTGCCTCTACAgggaagaaacaaagagttgTCTGAACAGCTACTCAAATCTATTGACGGATACCGATCTCTGAAAAGGAAATACAAAGATGTTCAAGACGAAAATGGATCAATGAGACGAGCGCTTAGAGATTATGCAGAAGGAGTGAATGTTGGGACTCAGAGACTAACCAAGTTGCATGAAAAGATCAcaagagaagatgaagtgaATATTGAGAATGAGATTTCAAATTTAGAGAAGTTGTTTCAAGGGCTTggtttaaagattttgaatCATTCCCAGAACaagtaa